The following are encoded together in the Labrus mixtus chromosome 2, fLabMix1.1, whole genome shotgun sequence genome:
- the ltv1 gene encoding protein LTV1 homolog — MPHRKKKSFIEKKKAVTFHLVHRSQRDPLAADEKAPQHVLLPAAKVDTEKRQEEQREFGVFFDDDYDYLQHLKEPSATSEWVAAGPSQMNVLDEEEEEDEKDTDNALPTSSINLPSSVFASEFEEEVGLLNKAAPISGPRLDMDPDIVAALDEDFDFDNPDNVLDDDFIMKANSSGGKLNLEGEDDDDEEWEDTDEEGDFDSEGGLSGDEEEGGRGREFLFMDEETKSRFTEYSMTSSVMRRNEQLTLLDDRFEKFFEQFDDDEIGALDNAELEGFIEPDSARLEEIIKDYFIQKEKEYLRPDDLGPKELPSLKEEEDEEEEEEEMETVVVEAPEEKWDCETIISTYSNIYNRPKVIAEPQKLKPIRVSQKTGFPLEVLPARGPTTKQAERMTRINDIDLPRVSTQPREKDESKEERKARKQAIKEERKERRVEKKVNKMAFKEEKVRQEKQMLSLRTNVQGLKL; from the exons ATG CCTCATCGGAAGAAGAAATCGTTCATAGAAAAGAAGAAGGCTGTGACATTTCACCTCGTCCACAGAAGTCAGAGGGACCCCCTTGCAGCAGATGAGAAAGCCCCACAGCATGTCCTCCTTCCAGCAGCCAAG GTGGATACAGAGAAGAgacaggaggagcagagggagttTGGCGTTTTCTTCGACGATGACTACGATTACCTGCAGCACCTGAAGGAGCCGTCGGCCACTTCTGAATGGGTGGCGGCTGGACCCTCACAAATGAATGTCcttgatgaggaagaggaggaggatgagaaggaCACAGACAATGCCCTCCCT ACATCCTCCATCAACCTGCCATCCTCTGTGTTCGCCTCGGAGTTTGAAGAGGAAGTTGGGCTTCTGAACAAAGCTGCTCCGATCTCAG gGCCGCGTCTGGACATGGACCCTGACATCGTGGCTGCTCTGGATgaagactttgactttgacaacCCTGACAACGTCCTTGACGATGATTTTATCATGAAAGCTAACAGTTCAGGTGGAAAGCTCAACTTGGA AGGTgaagacgatgatgatgaagagtggGAGGACACAGACGAAGAGGGCGATTTTGACTCTGAAGGTGGCTTGTCCGGTGACGAGGAGGAGGGCGGCCGGGGCCGTGAGTTTCTGTTCATGGATGAGGAGACGAAGAGTCGATTCACTGAGTACTCCATGACATCGTCTGTGATGAGGAGGAACGAGCAGCTTACTCTGCTGGACGACCGCTTTGAAAAG TTTTTTGAACAGTTTGACGACGATGAGATTGGCGCTCTCGATAACGCAGAGCTGGAAGGATTCATTGAACCGGACAGCGCTCGCCTGGAAGAAATTATTAAAGACTACTTcatacagaaagaaaagga ATACCTGAGACCTGATGACCTGGGTCCCAAAGAATTACCTTCCctaaaggaagaggaagatgaggaggaggaggaggaagagatggagacTGTTGTTGTGGAGGCTCCAGAAGAAAAGTGGGACTGTGAAACTATCATCA GTACATATTCCAACATATACAACAGACCCAAGGTCATTGCGGAGCCCCAAAAG CTGAAGCCAATCCGTGTGTCCCAGAAGACGGGATTCCCTCTTGAGGTCCTTCCTGCCAGAGGTCCAACCACCAAGCAGGCGGAGCGCATGACCAGGATCAACGACATAGACCTGCCTCGAGTCTCCACACAGCCCCGAGAAAAGGACGAgagcaaagaggagagaaaggcaAGGAAACAAGCCATCAAAGAAGAACGCAAg gagaggagagtggagaAGAAAGTAAACAAGATGGcgttcaaagaagaaaaagtcagaCAGGAGAAGCAGATGTTGAGCCTGAGAACAAACGTTCAGGGCCTGAAGCTTTAG
- the ifngr1 gene encoding interferon gamma receptor 1 produces MLPGGAFRALLLLLVSGVSAGIVLPPTNLTVSCNNVNIMASWQSSRQQPNTRFRVHFKGAAGEEKKETTDHNFDLSQFVWRSEERYMEVHSVSVIAILGGNQSEPVQSETFTFNEFKTSDMKCKLDFPPMDLKVDDSNGTVTFRNPVHFYRELRQAVGKFEFDVTTTDGKMITGTCLADQENCQREITDVDKCVTLRGRLYDGNGICYVVFNEAGPICLDTTSEKKKPTDQGRDIHVILLIVLLLVIFTVVSVIVVSICLTKSWTFKKDEPSLPNVLKPYTDIRKQYFTGNDYIQKYSAVRLIKNKPSKSPSISSGDDDNLQGSNDGSDVHYQYGCYRDGRCLENRNQQPELECSRSGDDSADDSVKTEERSPYDSPQILLLDMGNRATDKGSEKK; encoded by the exons TTCTGCCTCCAACTAACTTGACTGTGAGCTGCAATAATGTCAACATCATGGCCAGCTGGCAATCCAGCCGGCAACAACCAAACACCAGGTTCAGAGTGCACTTCAAAGGTGCAGCTGG ggaagaaaagaaagaaaccacTGACCATAACTTTGATCTGAGTCAGTTTGTATGGAGATCTGAAGAACGCTACATGGAAGTCCATTCTGTTTCTGTTATAGCCATACTGGGAGGAAACCAGTCTGAACCAGTACAGTCTGAAACTTTCACCTTTAACGAATTTAAGACTTCTGATATGAAAT GTAAATTAGACTTCCCTCCCATGGATCTGAAAGTAGACGACTCAAATGGCACAGTGACTTTCAGAAACCCTGTCCACTTCTACAGAGAACTGCGGCAGGCGGTCGGGAAATTTGAATTTGACGTCACCACTACAGACGGT AAAATGATTACAGGGACATGCCTAGCGGATCAGGAAAACTGCCAACGTGAGATCACGGATGTGGACAAGTGCGTCACACTGAGAGGACGGTTGTATGACGGAAATGGCATTTGCTATGTCGTATTCAACGAGGCGGGTCCTATCTGTCTCGACACGACATCTG AGAAAAAGAAACCAACAGATCAAGGAAGAG ATATCCATGTGATACTTCTTATTGTACTGCTGCTTGTGATTTTCACGGTAGTCAGCGTGATAGTAGTGTCTATCTGTTTGACAAAGTCCTGGACATTTAAGAAGGATGAACCCAGTCTACCCAACGTTCTG aaaccCTACACAGACATCAGGAAACAGTATTTTACTGGGAATGACTACATACAAAAGTACAGTGCTGTCAGACTAATCAAAAACAAACCCAGTAAGAGTCCGTCAATCAGCTCCGGCGACGATGACAACCTGCAGGGCAGCAACGATGGATCAGATGTCCATTATCAGTACGGTTGTTACAGGGATGGAAGATGTTTAGAAAACAGAAACCAGCAGCCGGAGCTGGAATGCAGCAGGTCAGGTGATGACTCTGCAGACGACTCAGTGAAAACA GAGGAAAGGTCCCCCTATGACTCCCCACAGATTCTGCTGCTGGACATGGGAAACAGAGCCACAGACAAGGGTTccgaaaaaaaatga